Genomic DNA from Bacteroidota bacterium:
GATTATGGCGACATTTCCGTTGTCAGTGTTTATCATCCTTCAGGATCGAGCGGTGAATTCAGGCAGGCTTTTAAAATGCAATGGCTGATCGATTTTCAGCATTATATAAACGAATTAAAAAAAGAACGACCCCAATTAATTATTTCGGGCGATTACAATATTTGTCATAAACCCATTGATATCCACGATCCGGTAGGGAATAAAAACAATTCGGGTTTCTTGCCTGAAGAACGTGAATGGATTGGGGAATTTATTAACAGTGGTTTTGTTGATTCGTTCAGGGCATTTAATCCCGAACCGCATAATTATACCTGGTGGAGTTACCGGTCAAATGCGCGTGACAACAATAAAGGCTGGCGTATCGATTATCATATGGTAAGTAAAAATTTAAGAGATAAAATGCAAAGAGCCTTGATTTTGCCCGGAGCCATGCATTCGGATCATTGCCCGATTACGTTGGAGATAGACATTAACTAATTAGGGATGTTATTGTATTGGCAATTTGGAAATC
This window encodes:
- the xth gene encoding exodeoxyribonuclease III, whose protein sequence is MKIISYNVNGIRAAMKKGFMEWVNAVNADVICLQETKAQGDQIPIFEFEAAGYKTYFLSAVKKGYSGVAILAKKEPDKVVYGIGVPKYDDEGRFIRADYGDISVVSVYHPSGSSGEFRQAFKMQWLIDFQHYINELKKERPQLIISGDYNICHKPIDIHDPVGNKNNSGFLPEEREWIGEFINSGFVDSFRAFNPEPHNYTWWSYRSNARDNNKGWRIDYHMVSKNLRDKMQRALILPGAMHSDHCPITLEIDIN